A region of the Synechococcus sp. PCC 7502 genome:
TAAATCTCGAGGATATGGATTCATAGTTTTAGGAAATCACTAAATCGTAGAGGCGAAATCGAGCAATTTCTTTGATTTCAGCGATCGCCCGATTTAATTCAAGATCAAGGGAATTTTGCAAACGGGTTTTAAATGCTTCTAAAATACTAGTCTTAGTATGATTTCTAACGGCAATAATAAACGGAAATCCAAATCGCTGGCGGTAGGCATGATTTAAGGATTGAAACAGATTGTATTCCTCCGAACTTAAACTATCTAAACCAATACTAGATTGCTCTCTTACGGATGCTTCTGCCATTTTGATGCGATCGCCAAGACTAGGATGGGCACAAATTAGTTTATGTTTACGATCAAAGCTCATGGCATCAACGGTATCTAACAAGTTTTTATATAATTGTTCAACAGTTAGAACTGGTAGTTTGTCCCAAGTTTGATTCACAATTTCAGGAGTATCCTCAAAAACTGTACCTAAAGCAAGGGTAAATGCCAAGCGATCCATTTGGTTAAGCTGTTGAATTATGTACATAGTTAAAAACTAGCTGCCACGATAGGTACTGTAAGACCAAGGAGAAACTAGGAGGGGAACATGATAATGCTGATCTGGATTGTCAACGCCAAAGCGAATGGGAATGCGCTCAAAAAACGGGAGGCTATTGGGTGGATAAAACTCGGAGAAATAGGTGCCAATCACAAAAACCAGTTCATACACCCCTGATTTTAAGTCTCCATCAGCTAATAAAATCGCTCTACCATCGGAGTTTGTCGTTTCAAACTTCACGGTGCTACCCAGACCACTAACCGGATCGATAGACCATAATTCGATCACAATCGATGGAGCAGGACGACCCCGCACAGTGTCTAAAATATGAGTTGTAAGCTTTCCCGACATATTAATTTAAAATGTATACTGTATACATTAACTAAAGCAATTGATTTAAATTGTAATCGTCCATACAGAATTGCCATTGAGGTTTTGATAAATTTAGTTTGTATACTGTATACAATGCTTTCATGTACAACCTTAAAGTCGCAATTATCGGTGCTGGTATTGGTGGCTTAACGGCGGGAATTGCCCTACGGCGCATGGGATACTCGGTCGAAATCTATGATAAAGCTTCTGCCCTCAAACCCGCAGGTGCAGGAATATCTCTGTGGTCAAATGGGGTTAAGGTCTTAAATTGGCTGGGGCTAGGTGAGGCGATCGCTGCCATTGGTGGACGCATGGATCGGATGGAATATCGCACCCATACCAATGAACTCCTAAGTGATATTGATCTAAATCCTCTGTTTGCCCGAGTCGGACAACGCCCCTATCCAGTTTCCCGTAGTGATTTACAACGCATATTACTAGATGCTTTTGGTGAAGAGAATGTCCAACTCCAGTCAAAATGTATTGGCATTACCGAAGAAGCGGACGGGGTAACTGCGATTTTCGAGCATGGGCACTCAACCAAAGTTGATTTATTAATCGGTGCCGATGGTATTCATTCTCTTGCTCGCACCTATGTTGCTGGCAGTGAGGTAGAACCACGCTATGCGGACTATGTTAACTGGAATGGCTTAGTTGCAGCTAATCCTAATATTTCTCCTAGTGATGTGTGGGGAATTTATGTGGGTGAAGGTAAGCGTGCCTCGATGATGCCGATTGGGGGCGATCGCTTCTATTTCTTTTTTGGTGCGCCTATGCCTAAAGGAACTGTAGTTGAACCCTGTGATCGGCAGTTGGAACTCAAGAATTTATTTTACAACTGGGCTACCCCTGTGCAGAATCTGATTATGCAGATTAATCCCTTAGAAACTAATCGCCTAGAAATTAGCGATCTTGATCCCCTAGAACATATTGTGCGAGGACGGGTGGCACTGCTCGGTGATTCTGCCCATGCTTCAACCCCTACCCTTGGACAAGGTGGCTGTCAGGCAATGGAAGATGCAGAAATTCTCTGTCGTTATTTAATTACCACAAATTTAAGCGTGGAGGATGCACTGATACGATATGAAAGCGATCGCAAGGAACGGACAAATTCTTTAGTATTAAAGGCACGCAAACGGGCTGATATTATCTATGGGAAAGACCCAGAAGCTACCCAGCAATGGTATGCCAGCCTCAAACAAGAGGATGAAAAGGATGTAATTAATGCTCTTGCTAAGGTGATTTTGGCAGGACCATTTCATTAAAAATTAAAAATTGGAGAACTCCCCATGCTAGTTACAAAACAACCCGTACTTCGTAAATTTTGGTATCCTGTCATTCCGATCGCCAATTTAAGTGATGGACCAAAATCCTTTACCTTACTTGAGCAAAAAATTGTGTTATGGCTGGATGAATTAGGGAAACCTGCCGCCGCTAAAGATCAGTGTTGTCATCGCTCTGCTCAATTATCTTTAGGAACCGTAGAAAATGGAGCGATCGTCTGTCCCTATCATGGCTGGCAATTTGACCGCGCTGGTAATTGTGTGCATATTCCCCAATCCCAAAATATCTCCGTTCCCTCAGCTTCCAGAATCAACGCCTATAAGTGTACAGAACGCTATGGCTATGTTTGGGTGTGTTTGGATGAACCGATCGCCGAAGTTCCCACCATTACCGAGGCATTTGAGCCAAACTTTCGCTTGATCCGTGAATTTTATGAACCTTGGAAGTGTGCAGGGTTAAGGGTAATGGAAAATGAATTTGACTTTGCCCATCCCACTTTTGTCCATACAGGTACCTTTGGTAGTAAAGATCACCCCACGCCCGAACTATTAGAGATCGTGGAAACGCCTGAAGGGTTAAAAGGACAAGCCAAGCAGATTGTGGTCAATACTAAACTCCAACAGCAAAATCTGAAAATGGATACAGTTGAGACCTATCGCATCCTCGATATGGAATGGTTTATGCCCTTTACAATCAAACTACGGATTAATTATGCCAATGGACTAGCTCATATTATCGTTAATACCATGACTCCCATTGATGATGCAAATTCCCAAATGGTACAGTTTTGCCTCCGCAACGACACAGAGGCAGACACCCCAACCAAGGATGTGGTGGCGTTTGACCGGGCAGTAACCCTTGAAGATAAGAGGATTCTGGAAACCACTAACTATGATGTGCCGCTTGTCCCTACTTCTGAACAGAATATGTTCACTGATAAACCTGGACTACTCATGCGTAAAAAACTCATGGCATTACTTAAAGCCCATGGCGAAACCGAGCAAACAGCGACTTGGTATATGCCTCGTCCAGTTACCCCTTAAAACTTTAGGCGTAGACTAATTTAACTTTTTTAACAGGGGAATCGGTTTGGTAAAACGGTTTAGTTGAGTGGCAGAAGACGCTCCTGCCCTCTTTAACACTACCAAAAGTTCTAACTACTCAATCATTTCATCATCATCAATATCATCCTCGTCTTCGTATTCAACTCCGTCATCAACTAGTTCATCTTCAATATCACTACTAAAGTTCATAGGTTGATAAGTTCTGGCAATGCGATCGTCAATAATCATATCGTCAGATTTATCGTCAAAGGTAAGAGGAGAGTCATAAATTATCTCTTCCAAAGTGTCTGATTCTAAATCTATAGTTGGATTTTCATAGGCATTAAATCCCGTACCCGCAGGAATTAAGCGCCCGATAATTACGTTTTCCTTAAGTCCGCGTAGCCAGTCAGATTTACCCTCAATCGCTGCTTCGGTTAAAACTCTAGTAGTTTCTTGGAAACTAGCCGCCGAGATGAAACTATCAGTATTAAGACTGGCTTTAGTAATACCCATTAAGACTGGAGTATATTCAGCAGGAACACCGCCCGTAATTGCCATTGCCTCATTGATTTGTTCAACTTGATGTAAATCCACTAACTCTCCAGGTAGTCGAGTCGTATCACCGCCATCATCAATCCGCACTTTTGAAGTCATTTGCTTTACAACAACCTCAATGTGCTTGTCGGAAATATCTACGCCTTGAGATTGGTAGACAGATTGAACCTGATTGACTAAAAATTCCTGTACTTTTTGCAAGCTCTTTAGTGCCGCATCCTTAATCGAATCAGTTTCTCGATAGAACTTAAAGTAGATCTCCAAGATATCATGGGGATTAGCAGGTCCATCGGTAATTGGTTCCGCAGCATGCAAAATTTGTCCGTCGGAGACAATTAAACTTTGTCCTGGTCCAATTAAATAGTCAGTTACAGTTCCATCATCTTCCAAAATTTTGACTTCAACATTTTCATCGGCATCATATACAACCTGAACTTTGCCCCCTCTTTGTGCCAATATACACATCTCTTTAGGCTTGCGTCCTTCCAGTAGTTCTTCAATCCGAGGTAGCCCTTGAATGATATCTCCCGTTTTGGCACGTTCAAATACTAGCAATGCCAAGCTATCTCCTCTTTGCACCAAATCAGTATCTGAAATTTGTAAGACGGCACCTTGGGAAACTAAATAGGGACGACCTTTACGAATGATGGCAAAATTGTCACCAACCTCAATAACTTGACCAGATTCAGGTAAAACCGCATTGCTACCAAGCACATCGCCAGACTTTACTAGGTCTCCAACCTTGATTTTGGCAGTATTACAGTTAATTCTCAAAAGGTCTTCATCAGTTACCAATAAAATTCGGCGTACTAGTTCATCCCCTTCACGAATACCCCTAACTATGCCAGACTGTTTACATAAAATTTGTGTTAAAGCTACAACAGCACCTGGAGCGATCGCTTCCCCATCGGATACTAAAATTTGCGTAGATGTACTACCTTGAGTGGGATCAGCCGCAATATCTTGACGTACAATTAATGACTCTAAGATTACAAGCTGAAGCTTGAAGGTATCTGGATCACTTTCATCAGCCACAAACTCAATATCAGCAGCTAATTGGGGTGAATCCGTATCAATTTCTAGGACAAGCTGAGTATGCAGCAAATCCAGCCCATCAATAGATTTAACTCTTTCTCCATCTTTATAGGGAAGACGTTGAACAGCTCTTAATTTAATGGAACGTCCAGTCTGATTAACTGACTCTTGACTGGGAACTGGAGGCTGATCTGGAACTTCAAATTCTTCTACAGGTCGTAACAGTAATGCTGAACCTTCGGGAGTTTCTACATATTCAACATACCTGAGTTCCTGAGATATAAGTCCAGGCATCACTTCATCGCTAGGGTTGGCTAGGTTACCATGCTTACGCATAGCTGTTTGGGGATCATCTGTTAAATATAGATCACCAGGTTTGATTACAATTTCTCTCAAAATGTCATTCTTTTGAGTGACTTCGACCACCCCTGAACTTTGAGCAAAAATATCTTTAACGACCTCGGTGCCAACTTCAATATATTGTCCATCCTCAACTAATAATAGAGAAATATCTTTATTAACTTCATGACATTCTTCTGGAATCCAGAGTAGGGTACCACCTTTAACTACTTCGTGTCCTTGCTTACCCTTACTACGTTTAGCAACTTCAACTCCAGAATATTTGATAATTCCTCCGCTATTGGTGCGATAAGTATCATCTATTAATTCAGCAATAACCTGATTAGTAATAACCTTGGTACCCGGAGTAGCCTTTAAGGAAAACCTTTGCCCGCTCTGTGCCTCTAGGATATAGTGCTCTCCTCCTTGGTGGATTTCCTTTTCCACTTTTGCTTCATCTAAAACTACAGAAGCAGTAATAATCTCCACTTCACGGCTATTGCGGCTATCAACCTGATTTAATCGAACTACACCACCATGCTCTGTAATCAGACGAGTTTCTGCCAACACACCCTCAATATTAATGCGATCGCCATTTTTAACCACAGGCTCAGCGCCAGGGGGTAAGTTATATACCTCGCCACCCAGAACCCAAATTAAACCTCCTCTAGGAGCTATGTAGCTAGTATTACCTTGGCGATCTCTTTTCTGCTCAGGGATTAAGTCTGGGAGCAGAACCTCACCAGATAAATCTGAAACAACATCTTTAGTTGCTTTTTCCGTAGTTTTACGAGCAGTTCTACCTGCGGCAGGAACCTCGGCAATTAATCTACCTACTTTGACTTTTTCGCCATCCTTAACTAGTAAAGTTGAACCTTGGGAAACTGATAGAACTTCTTTTTTGCCGCCACCCTCTAGGCTAATATCTCCGTCCGCTTCAACAATCAGGGCATCTTCCCCGTGACGAGTCCGCAGAGGACGTACCCGTAACTTCTTAGTAAACTTAACTGTACTATCAAATCCAGCCCGATATTGCTGAGCCACTTCACCAGTGAATACCCCGCCAGTGTGGAACGTTCTCATCGTTAACTGAGTTCCAGGTTCACCAATGGACTGAGCGGCAATAATTCCCACAGCTTCACCAATATCAACAAACTTAGCATGGGCAAGACTCCAGCCATAACAAGCTTGGCAAACTGATCTAGTTGAAGCACAAGTTAATGCCGATCTAATTAAAACCTTCTCAACTCCAGCTTTTACAACTTCCTTTGATAACTCATCGGAAATAGCTTCATTTCTAGCAACAATTACCTCTCCAGTTTGAGGATTAACTATGTCTTCAGCCGCAACACGACCAAACAGCCGATCTTCAAGCTTAATAAGCGTGCGATCGCCATCCTTCATTGCTCCAACTGTAATACCACGATCAGTTCCACAATCAATTTCTCGAATAATTACATCTTGAGAAACATCCACCAATCGTCGAGTAAGATAACCTGAGTCTGCGGTACGTAAGGCAGTATCAACCAATCCCTTTCTTGCTCCATAGGATGAAATTATATACTCAGTTACAGTTAATCCTTCACGGAAATTAGTTTTAATAGGCAAGTCGATAATTTCGCCTTGAGGATTTGCCATTAACCCTCTCATTCCCACTAACTGACGTACTTGAGAAATATTTCCCCTTGCCCCTGAAAATGCCATCATATAAACAGAATTCAAAGGGTTGTTACTTTTGAAATTCTTTACAACCTCATCTTTCAACGACTCATTAGTCTGATTCCAAGTATCAATTACTTTTTGAAATCTTTCAACCTCAGTAATTTCACCACGGGTGTATCGATTCTCCGTTGATTCTATTTCAGCCTCTGCTTCTCTTAATAACTCTTTTTTCTTAGGAGGGATTTGCAAATCATCCACGCTAATAGATACCCCAGCTTGGGTCGCATAGCGAAATCCTAATGATTTTAGCTCATCAGCCATACTTGCAGCAGCGAAGGTTCCATGGTTAGTGAAAGCTCTGGCAATTAACTTCTTGAGTTGCCCTTTATCAACTGTGCGATTAATAAAAATTCTAGGTGAGTTTTGGTCAGATGTGTTTAAATCTGTCATGACTGTGATCTCTATATAAAAGGTTCAATATGGGAATGATCAGAGGCTATGAGAAAATATCTCAAACTGCCAAAGAGCTATAAATTGACTGATTAAAAATGATTCTTCCCGGGGTAGTGAGAATATACTGTGAGACAACCTTACCTGATTGATCCTCTCGAACACGACGGAATGGATAGGTTTTCAGCTTATAACCGCTTTCATCAATTATTTCTGATAAAGGCGTGTCATCGGCTCCATCTCCCTCA
Encoded here:
- a CDS encoding DNA-directed RNA polymerase subunit beta', translating into MTDLNTSDQNSPRIFINRTVDKGQLKKLIARAFTNHGTFAAASMADELKSLGFRYATQAGVSISVDDLQIPPKKKELLREAEAEIESTENRYTRGEITEVERFQKVIDTWNQTNESLKDEVVKNFKSNNPLNSVYMMAFSGARGNISQVRQLVGMRGLMANPQGEIIDLPIKTNFREGLTVTEYIISSYGARKGLVDTALRTADSGYLTRRLVDVSQDVIIREIDCGTDRGITVGAMKDGDRTLIKLEDRLFGRVAAEDIVNPQTGEVIVARNEAISDELSKEVVKAGVEKVLIRSALTCASTRSVCQACYGWSLAHAKFVDIGEAVGIIAAQSIGEPGTQLTMRTFHTGGVFTGEVAQQYRAGFDSTVKFTKKLRVRPLRTRHGEDALIVEADGDISLEGGGKKEVLSVSQGSTLLVKDGEKVKVGRLIAEVPAAGRTARKTTEKATKDVVSDLSGEVLLPDLIPEQKRDRQGNTSYIAPRGGLIWVLGGEVYNLPPGAEPVVKNGDRINIEGVLAETRLITEHGGVVRLNQVDSRNSREVEIITASVVLDEAKVEKEIHQGGEHYILEAQSGQRFSLKATPGTKVITNQVIAELIDDTYRTNSGGIIKYSGVEVAKRSKGKQGHEVVKGGTLLWIPEECHEVNKDISLLLVEDGQYIEVGTEVVKDIFAQSSGVVEVTQKNDILREIVIKPGDLYLTDDPQTAMRKHGNLANPSDEVMPGLISQELRYVEYVETPEGSALLLRPVEEFEVPDQPPVPSQESVNQTGRSIKLRAVQRLPYKDGERVKSIDGLDLLHTQLVLEIDTDSPQLAADIEFVADESDPDTFKLQLVILESLIVRQDIAADPTQGSTSTQILVSDGEAIAPGAVVALTQILCKQSGIVRGIREGDELVRRILLVTDEDLLRINCNTAKIKVGDLVKSGDVLGSNAVLPESGQVIEVGDNFAIIRKGRPYLVSQGAVLQISDTDLVQRGDSLALLVFERAKTGDIIQGLPRIEELLEGRKPKEMCILAQRGGKVQVVYDADENVEVKILEDDGTVTDYLIGPGQSLIVSDGQILHAAEPITDGPANPHDILEIYFKFYRETDSIKDAALKSLQKVQEFLVNQVQSVYQSQGVDISDKHIEVVVKQMTSKVRIDDGGDTTRLPGELVDLHQVEQINEAMAITGGVPAEYTPVLMGITKASLNTDSFISAASFQETTRVLTEAAIEGKSDWLRGLKENVIIGRLIPAGTGFNAYENPTIDLESDTLEEIIYDSPLTFDDKSDDMIIDDRIARTYQPMNFSSDIEDELVDDGVEYEDEDDIDDDEMIE
- the uraD gene encoding 2-oxo-4-hydroxy-4-carboxy-5-ureidoimidazoline decarboxylase; the protein is MYIIQQLNQMDRLAFTLALGTVFEDTPEIVNQTWDKLPVLTVEQLYKNLLDTVDAMSFDRKHKLICAHPSLGDRIKMAEASVREQSSIGLDSLSSEEYNLFQSLNHAYRQRFGFPFIIAVRNHTKTSILEAFKTRLQNSLDLELNRAIAEIKEIARFRLYDLVIS
- the hpxO gene encoding FAD-dependent urate hydroxylase HpxO, with the translated sequence MYNLKVAIIGAGIGGLTAGIALRRMGYSVEIYDKASALKPAGAGISLWSNGVKVLNWLGLGEAIAAIGGRMDRMEYRTHTNELLSDIDLNPLFARVGQRPYPVSRSDLQRILLDAFGEENVQLQSKCIGITEEADGVTAIFEHGHSTKVDLLIGADGIHSLARTYVAGSEVEPRYADYVNWNGLVAANPNISPSDVWGIYVGEGKRASMMPIGGDRFYFFFGAPMPKGTVVEPCDRQLELKNLFYNWATPVQNLIMQINPLETNRLEISDLDPLEHIVRGRVALLGDSAHASTPTLGQGGCQAMEDAEILCRYLITTNLSVEDALIRYESDRKERTNSLVLKARKRADIIYGKDPEATQQWYASLKQEDEKDVINALAKVILAGPFH
- the uraH gene encoding hydroxyisourate hydrolase, producing MSGKLTTHILDTVRGRPAPSIVIELWSIDPVSGLGSTVKFETTNSDGRAILLADGDLKSGVYELVFVIGTYFSEFYPPNSLPFFERIPIRFGVDNPDQHYHVPLLVSPWSYSTYRGS
- a CDS encoding aromatic ring-hydroxylating dioxygenase subunit alpha codes for the protein MLVTKQPVLRKFWYPVIPIANLSDGPKSFTLLEQKIVLWLDELGKPAAAKDQCCHRSAQLSLGTVENGAIVCPYHGWQFDRAGNCVHIPQSQNISVPSASRINAYKCTERYGYVWVCLDEPIAEVPTITEAFEPNFRLIREFYEPWKCAGLRVMENEFDFAHPTFVHTGTFGSKDHPTPELLEIVETPEGLKGQAKQIVVNTKLQQQNLKMDTVETYRILDMEWFMPFTIKLRINYANGLAHIIVNTMTPIDDANSQMVQFCLRNDTEADTPTKDVVAFDRAVTLEDKRILETTNYDVPLVPTSEQNMFTDKPGLLMRKKLMALLKAHGETEQTATWYMPRPVTP